The genome window GTCTCGGTGCCCTGCATGTTCCAGAACGTCGGTCGCGACGGCTACAAGGACAGCATGGCCAATAGCCGCGAGGGGCTGTTCGATGTGTTGCAGCGCGCCGGGGTTGGTGTGCTCTGGCGCGACAATAACTCCGGCTGCAAGGGTGCCTGTGTCCGGGAGCCGTATGAGGATGTCTCGCACATTGAAGTCGATGCCATGTGCGATCCTGGCGAATGTCATGACGAAGTCCTGCTCAATGGTTTGCAGGCCTATCTGGACAGTCTCAACCACGATGCGGTGATCGTGCTGCACATGAAGGGCAGCCATGGCCCGGCCTATTACAAACGTTATCCGGCTGCCTTCGAGAAATTCACTCCGGTATGCAAGAGCAACCAGCTCGATCGTTGCCAGCAGGCCGAGATCGTCAATGCCTACGACAACACCCTGCTGTACACCGATCATGTACTGGCAAAAACCATCGACCTGCTGCAGCACAATAGTCAGCGGCTGGATACCGGCATGCTCTACCTGTCGGACCATGGCGAGTCGCTCGGTGAAAACGGTATCTACCTGCACGGCTTGCCCTACGCCATGGCACCCAGCGAGCAGACCCATATCCCGATGCTGATGTGGATGTCCAGTGGTCTGGAAAAGCGCCAGGGGATTGCCGCCAGCTGCCTGGAAGCCAAGGGCAAGCAGCCGGTATCACAGGACAACCTGTTCCACTCGGTGCTGGGCCTGATGGATGTGCATACCGAGGCCTACCATGCCGATCTCGACCTGTTCCGCAGTTGCCGGCCGCCGACCGACGGCAAATATGCCAAGCACCTGTTGCAGCAGGAACAGACCAAGTATTGATCCGCGCGCAAGCCGCCGTTATCCGGAGTACAGCGCATGCTCGCGCATCGATGGTTGAAACCCTGTGCTCCGCTATTGCTGGTGCTGCTCACCGGCCTGTTGCCGTTGCCGGCGCTGGCCGCACCGGCCAAGGTGTTTGGCTGGATCGAGGAAGCCTTGCTGGAACCGGGGCAGATCCCGCTGAAGATCAAACTGGATACCGGCGCCCTCACCTCATCGATGGATGCGCAGAACCTGCAGCCGTTCAAGCGCAACGGCGAGAAGTGGCTGCGTTTTACCGTCGAGTTTGAAAATGCCAGAACCGGCCAGTTGCAAAGCCAGGTATTTGAACGGCGGGTCGAGCGCAGCGTGAAGGTGCGCGGCGCTGGTGGTAGCGATCACCGGCCGGTGGTCAGCCTGCAGCTGTGCATCGGCCAGCAGTTGTACGACGAACAGTTCACCCTGAATAACCGCAGCAAGATGAATTATCCGGTGCTGCTTGGTCGGCGCACGCTGGAAAAGCTCGGCCTGATCGATGTCTCGCGCACCTTCCTGCAACCGCCGAAATGTTCCTGAAACCGGAGTAACGTTCATGTCCGTTGCAGCCACGCAAAACTCCCGCACCATGCTGAACAAGGTGCCGGCAGTCACCCTGGTGTTCTGGATCATCAAGATTCTCTCGACCACCGTCGGCGAGACCGGCGCCGATCTGCTGATCTTCAAGCTGCACTGGGGGCTGGCGCTGACCTCGCTGGTGATGCTGCTGCCGTTGCTGCTCATCGTCATTCTGCAACTGCGCGCAACCCGTTATGTGCCGTGGATCTACTGGTCGACGGTGGTGATGATCAGCATCGTCGGCACCCTGATTACCGACAATCTGGTGGATAACCTCGGGGTGTCACTGGAAGCCACCAGCATTGCCTTCAGCGTGCTGCTGGTCCTGACCTTCGGTATATGGCATGCCCAGGAACAGACCCTGTCGATCAACAGCATCGATACGCCCAAGCGCGAGCGCTTTTACTGGCTGGCAATTCTTTTCACCTTCGCCCTCGGCACCGCTGCGGGCGACCTGGTGGGGGAGAGCATGAAGCTGGGCTATGGCGTCTCGGCGCTGATCTTTGCCGGGCTGATCGCGCTGGTGGCCATTGCCCATTACGTGTTCAAACTGGGCGTGGTCACTGCCTTCTGGGTGATCTATGTGCTGACCCGGCCGTTCGGTGCCTCCTGCGGCGACTGGTTGTCGAAGTCGGTGGCCAAAGGCGGCATGGGCTTTGGCACGCTCGGCACCAGTGAAATATTTCTGGTGATCATAGTGGCGCTGGTGGTTTACCTGACCCTGCAGGACAGACGTCAACTGGCGGCAGCCGCCCGCTGATTCGCGCCAGCCAATCGCCGGCTTCAGGCTTTCAGCAACAGGATGCGGCGTGCCCCGTTGAGCACCAGCAGCCCGACAACGCTGCCGATCAGC of Pseudomonas pohangensis contains these proteins:
- a CDS encoding COG4705 family protein, whose translation is MSVAATQNSRTMLNKVPAVTLVFWIIKILSTTVGETGADLLIFKLHWGLALTSLVMLLPLLLIVILQLRATRYVPWIYWSTVVMISIVGTLITDNLVDNLGVSLEATSIAFSVLLVLTFGIWHAQEQTLSINSIDTPKRERFYWLAILFTFALGTAAGDLVGESMKLGYGVSALIFAGLIALVAIAHYVFKLGVVTAFWVIYVLTRPFGASCGDWLSKSVAKGGMGFGTLGTSEIFLVIIVALVVYLTLQDRRQLAAAAR
- the rloA3 gene encoding retropepsin-like aspartic peptidase RloA3; the protein is MLAHRWLKPCAPLLLVLLTGLLPLPALAAPAKVFGWIEEALLEPGQIPLKIKLDTGALTSSMDAQNLQPFKRNGEKWLRFTVEFENARTGQLQSQVFERRVERSVKVRGAGGSDHRPVVSLQLCIGQQLYDEQFTLNNRSKMNYPVLLGRRTLEKLGLIDVSRTFLQPPKCS